The genomic segment GACGGGCATGTGGTGGACGAGGTGTAAGAAAATAGATTCCATCTTCAATTCATATGGGAGGCATCACTTTGATAATAGAAAATAAAGTGCTCGCACCCGATTCCAGGGAATCATTAGACCCCCACACTTAAGTGAGTCAAAAGACCATTAAGAGAATAGGGCCTTTTGCACAAAAAAAACGGTCAGGTTTGAATTGCGGATCATAAAAAATAACAATTTATGAAGGCATCTATAATCATTAGAGTGGCCTAAGCTGTTACTCGTATATGCCACAGCACTAATTGCTTGAAATTGAACATATATTAAAACCTTGCTTACCCTTCATTCTCTTGAAAACGAAATGACGATTTAATCATCGTCATTTCGTTTTTTACAAAAAACAACCTCACGAAGAAAATCTATCATCCATCTCCGTTTTTCCAACATTTTCTTTTGGGCGGGAATTAAATTAGTTGAGGTGATCTTCATAATACTCATCTTATACTCAATGTGGCTGGCAAGACGGTTATCAATGTACCAGGCGTACATAAGCCCTAAGAGCAAACCAGGAGGTGTAAACATTTCGCCTGCATTGGTAAGCCTTGCATAGTTCAATTTGCTATCGCCTTCTGAATAGTTCATTCTGGCCAACAACAGCCATCGCTGCAACTCTCTATCACTAAAAAAGCAAACCCTCTCAGCAACAGGACGTAGACGCAAATGATAGACCTGTCCCAGTAGATCATCCCCTATAAAAAGATCCTCCATCTCCTTAGTCAGGGCATAGTTTCCTAAAAGGGCCTCGCCCAGGGCAATAAGAAATGCTAATTCAAAGGCCTTCTTACTTTCCAACTGGTCACTGCGAATTTTAATAAAACGATCCTTCGGATCATAAAAAGAAAAGACATTGTCCCATTTCTGATTTCTCCGCCAATCTTCCGGGGCAATGGCGCAAATACCAGAAAAATAGTCAAGATGGGCAAGGGGTATATCCGGATGTTGCCAAAGAATACTGTATAAATAATCTCTGACGGCAGAAGTTGAAAATTGCTCAACAACTATTTGCTCAATACGCTGCTGCAAACACCTGTAGCGTTGCGCGGGCAATAAACTGGTAGAGCATGAGGTATCAACAATGGCACAGTATTTCTGGCGAAAACCCTCTCGGATCGGCAAGTCAAAGAGGTGTCGTGTTGTATAGAGTACACGTACAGCCTCGGCAAGCATTCTGGGATCATGCTGAATAAAGCCCTGTCTCTGCAAAGCCACCCTTGAATAAACGCCACATTCAACAGGTTCATAGCCCATCTCCTTGACCACCTCGCGATCGAGATAAATGGGAACCTTACCCTCTACGGCATAATCCTGAAGAACAGAGGCCGGCACATCGTCAAGACTCAGACAGAGGATCTCCTCAAAAAGCCCCTTTGCCCCTCCCTGAATGTTATCCTCATAGGCGCGTAACATATCAGAAACACGAAACTTTCTGCTTGGATCAGAGATGCTTCGGTCGGTCTCCCCGGTTTGCACCCAAAGATTAGAGACAAGAAGCTTAAGGGCATGAGTATTTGCTCGTACGGC from the Desulfotalea psychrophila LSv54 genome contains:
- a CDS encoding gluconeogenesis factor YvcK family protein; translated protein: MTQSFFSNVQDNLQRSPLDILGQENIQEKLVHLMMEGVSPSLKTETARELSRLYDELASIDVKDAKVVIFGGGSGLANIVGGSSRLPVWQQDSFTGLKEIFPRTKSVVCVTDDGGSTGELLKDLPLIALGDIRHVLLSSVQLKELQALYQLSTVESQSLTAGLSRVFNYRLALSVHSDELMEELNFAQFPPVLGGYLRGLYQHLLTDDRLAAVRKRFHCLGNLLLVAAIYRRLDVEMDLFFLENSKHIHGAIKDALEEVGQMIGVGSGAVLPCTSTPSQLHALYTNGVEISGEFKMSTSNRGYPVDSVAVDFSGSPMVYEEVLANIADADLLLFAPGSLYTSIIPVLKVAKIAEAVRANTHALKLLVSNLWVQTGETDRSISDPSRKFRVSDMLRAYEDNIQGGAKGLFEEILCLSLDDVPASVLQDYAVEGKVPIYLDREVVKEMGYEPVECGVYSRVALQRQGFIQHDPRMLAEAVRVLYTTRHLFDLPIREGFRQKYCAIVDTSCSTSLLPAQRYRCLQQRIEQIVVEQFSTSAVRDYLYSILWQHPDIPLAHLDYFSGICAIAPEDWRRNQKWDNVFSFYDPKDRFIKIRSDQLESKKAFELAFLIALGEALLGNYALTKEMEDLFIGDDLLGQVYHLRLRPVAERVCFFSDRELQRWLLLARMNYSEGDSKLNYARLTNAGEMFTPPGLLLGLMYAWYIDNRLASHIEYKMSIMKITSTNLIPAQKKMLEKRRWMIDFLREVVFCKKRNDDD